From the Chloroflexus aurantiacus J-10-fl genome, one window contains:
- a CDS encoding BCD family MFS transporter, giving the protein MSWFKMIRLGMLHVAVAISLVPITGVLNRIMIHELGLMASIVAALIILPHLFSPMQVFIGQFSDRHPFWGYRRTPYIALGLLLCIGGAALTPFAAFAMDASFWPGLALALLVFGIWGVGFNTAVVSYLSLASDMSPSHLRSRTIAVMWFMMITAVIGTAISTGRALEPYSPERLIEVFAICAGVALTVGALGLIGLEPRNAIPLSHEERYSAAESVRTVVRDPLARRFFVYLMLMLSAILGQDVLLEPYGAQAFGMDVRSTTQLTAVWGGATLLALLLHGVVFSRWLSNKRGAMIGGSIAAVGLTLIALSGILHVEPLFVPAIALLGFGTGIATATNLALMLDMTTPQQVGLFIGAWGVADAAARGLGNLLAGVIRDLAALVVGSTGAYATVFLIEALILCTALVMLRAIDVSAFRSQRRELGQLVAAMGDA; this is encoded by the coding sequence ATGAGCTGGTTTAAGATGATTCGCCTTGGCATGTTGCACGTCGCGGTGGCGATTAGTCTGGTGCCGATTACCGGTGTCCTCAATCGGATTATGATCCACGAACTCGGTTTGATGGCCAGTATCGTTGCTGCCTTGATCATTCTTCCCCACCTCTTCTCGCCAATGCAGGTCTTTATCGGTCAGTTCTCTGATCGCCATCCGTTCTGGGGCTATCGGCGCACTCCGTATATTGCATTAGGCTTACTGCTCTGCATCGGTGGTGCTGCTCTCACCCCCTTCGCTGCATTTGCAATGGATGCCAGCTTCTGGCCGGGGCTGGCGCTGGCGCTCCTCGTGTTCGGTATCTGGGGAGTGGGCTTCAATACTGCGGTTGTTTCGTATCTCTCGTTAGCCAGTGATATGTCTCCTTCACACCTGCGCTCGCGCACGATTGCCGTCATGTGGTTTATGATGATTACGGCAGTGATTGGGACGGCGATTAGCACCGGTCGCGCACTGGAACCCTATTCGCCGGAGCGGTTAATCGAGGTCTTTGCCATCTGTGCTGGCGTGGCACTGACGGTTGGTGCACTCGGTTTAATCGGCCTTGAGCCGCGCAACGCAATCCCGCTGAGTCACGAAGAGCGCTACTCGGCTGCCGAGTCGGTGCGAACGGTTGTCCGTGATCCACTTGCGCGCCGGTTCTTCGTCTATCTGATGCTTATGCTGTCCGCTATCCTGGGTCAGGATGTCTTGCTCGAACCGTATGGCGCCCAGGCTTTTGGGATGGATGTGCGATCAACAACCCAATTGACCGCCGTCTGGGGTGGGGCAACGCTCCTTGCTCTGCTGTTGCATGGTGTTGTGTTCAGCCGTTGGCTCAGCAACAAGCGTGGCGCAATGATCGGCGGCTCGATTGCGGCGGTTGGTCTAACCTTGATCGCACTTAGCGGCATCTTGCATGTCGAGCCGTTGTTTGTTCCAGCGATTGCGCTGCTCGGTTTTGGTACCGGCATTGCAACAGCAACCAATCTGGCGCTAATGCTCGATATGACAACACCACAACAGGTTGGCCTCTTCATCGGCGCCTGGGGCGTTGCCGATGCTGCTGCCCGTGGTTTGGGCAACTTGCTGGCCGGCGTGATCCGTGATCTCGCGGCTCTGGTGGTGGGTTCTACCGGTGCATATGCCACAGTCTTTTTGATTGAAGCGCTTATCCTCTGTACGGCACTGGTGATGCTGCGGGCAATTGATGTGAGTGCCTTCCGTAGTCAGCGCCGCGAGCTGGGACAGTTGGTTGCCGCAATGGGCGATGCATAG
- the hemA gene encoding glutamyl-tRNA reductase, translating into MNLFLAGLDHTTAPVEIREQLAFSQTDLPSALMQLTSSETGTPPLFAEAVILSTCNRVELYGVTNPGTTAQHVVDFLAAFHRRPAASFVHTLYFYQGEAVARHLCATAAGLRSLVLGEAQIQGQVRNAYEAAQRIGSVGSILHRLFQIALVAGKRVRHETTIGKGAASVSQAGVELARRRLGDLRGREVLLIGGGEVSELAAQNLIANGADRLTIVNRTSARAAALAERYGAEMLDFGALPQALARADIVISSTAAPVPIIYRHHVAEAIAHKQRARACGECDPPTMLLIDLAVPRDIAADVAQIPGVHLFTVDDLREVVSHTIELRSAVLEIAQQIVEEQVQEFLSWMRTQEALPVLTMLRQRAEEVRNEELARALRRLHDLSPEQRAVIEGLSRSIVNKLLHLPTRCLREAAAHGQGKRYASILAELFNLEH; encoded by the coding sequence ATGAATCTGTTCCTTGCCGGTCTCGATCATACGACTGCGCCGGTTGAGATTCGCGAACAACTTGCCTTCAGCCAGACTGATTTGCCTTCAGCCCTGATGCAATTGACCAGTTCAGAAACCGGCACGCCGCCGCTCTTTGCCGAGGCCGTGATTCTTTCGACCTGCAATCGAGTTGAATTGTACGGTGTAACGAACCCTGGAACGACGGCCCAACACGTTGTCGATTTTCTGGCCGCTTTTCACCGTCGTCCAGCCGCGAGCTTTGTCCACACGCTCTATTTTTACCAGGGTGAAGCCGTTGCCCGTCATTTGTGTGCAACTGCCGCCGGGTTACGTTCGCTGGTTTTGGGAGAGGCCCAAATTCAGGGTCAGGTGCGCAATGCCTACGAAGCGGCGCAACGGATCGGCAGTGTCGGTTCGATCTTGCACCGTCTGTTTCAGATTGCCCTGGTCGCCGGGAAACGGGTGCGCCACGAAACGACTATCGGGAAAGGGGCGGCGAGTGTTTCGCAGGCCGGTGTTGAGCTTGCCCGTCGTCGGCTCGGTGATCTACGGGGCCGTGAGGTGTTGTTGATCGGCGGCGGTGAGGTGAGCGAGCTTGCCGCCCAGAATCTGATCGCCAACGGTGCTGATCGATTGACGATTGTCAATCGCACGTCGGCGCGTGCTGCCGCCCTGGCCGAACGCTACGGTGCTGAGATGCTTGATTTCGGTGCTCTACCCCAGGCGTTGGCCCGCGCCGACATTGTCATTAGCTCGACCGCAGCACCGGTACCGATTATTTACCGCCATCACGTGGCCGAGGCGATTGCCCATAAACAGCGGGCTCGCGCCTGTGGTGAGTGCGATCCGCCGACGATGTTGTTGATCGATCTGGCCGTGCCCCGCGACATTGCGGCTGATGTCGCCCAGATTCCCGGTGTACACCTCTTCACGGTTGATGATCTGCGTGAGGTTGTGAGTCATACGATTGAGTTGCGGAGCGCAGTCCTGGAGATTGCCCAACAGATTGTTGAAGAGCAGGTGCAGGAGTTTCTGTCCTGGATGCGTACCCAGGAGGCCCTGCCGGTACTGACAATGTTGCGCCAGCGGGCTGAGGAGGTACGGAATGAGGAACTGGCCCGTGCCTTGCGTCGCTTGCACGATCTCTCACCCGAACAGCGGGCAGTCATTGAAGGGCTGTCGCGGAGTATCGTGAACAAGCTGTTGCACCTGCCTACCCGTTGCCTGCGCGAAGCCGCCGCGCATGGTCAGGGCAAACGCTATGCTTCCATTCTGGC